In Bacillota bacterium, a single genomic region encodes these proteins:
- a CDS encoding ABC transporter substrate-binding protein produces TYFTNHYSSQDPDPKVQAFVQAYKARYGEVPDALAALGYDAVMLVADAIQRAGSADPAKIREALAATTDFQGVTGKIAMDAQHNPSKPVVLIQMKDGQQTFAGRFGGQ; encoded by the coding sequence ACACCTACTTCACCAACCACTACTCCTCGCAGGACCCCGACCCCAAGGTGCAGGCCTTCGTCCAGGCCTACAAGGCGCGCTACGGCGAGGTGCCCGACGCGCTGGCGGCGCTGGGTTACGACGCGGTGATGCTGGTGGCGGACGCCATCCAGCGCGCCGGCTCGGCCGACCCCGCCAAGATCCGCGAGGCGCTGGCCGCCACCACCGACTTCCAGGGCGTGACCGGAAAGATCGCCATGGACGCGCAGCACAACCCCTCCAAGCCGGTGGTGCTGATCCAGATGAAGGACGGGCAGCAGACCTTCGCGGG